Proteins encoded within one genomic window of Aquarana catesbeiana isolate 2022-GZ linkage group LG03, ASM4218655v1, whole genome shotgun sequence:
- the LOC141134928 gene encoding E3 ubiquitin/ISG15 ligase TRIM25-like — MASANLKAELECSVCLNIYTDPVMLRCGHNFCRVCIDRVVDTQGGSGGYSCPECREKFPDGPALHRNITLRNIVENFLSAQPDREESGVFCTHCVDYPVPAVRSCLLCEVSLCDKHMRVHNKSPEHILCDPTLSMESRKCSVHKKILEYYCTEDDSCVCKFCVIGGHKGHEMESLDEASDNKKETLRNVLQKLLIKREEMEERVQSLQEHRRKVEEEASGDTERVTVLFRDLRRRLEDLEKRILREISGRAERISISIRDLEIKKEELSRKIRHIEELCNMTDPLTVLQKSDTGDLCDTEDGDNEDRERHEKLLHDGGGLDVDGISHTLHTGLSDIITEVDIYFYIQGAADILLDVNTAHNDLHISDDRKTVSKSYRNQNHPETPERFQYCAQVLSSRSSSSGRHYWEVDVGGSESWRVGMCYPSIERRGKESVIGRNKKSWGLDRSGNQYEVIHDSKYIPLHTNLSSNRVGIYLDYEAGRISFYDLCDPIRHLHTFTTTFTEPLHAGIWVCKGCIKICGGKREM, encoded by the coding sequence atggcgtctgctaatCTGAAAGCTGagttggaatgttccgtctgtctgaacatttatacagatcctgtaatgctgagatgtggtcacaacttctgccgggtctgtattgatcgtgtggtggatacacagggggggtctggaggatattcctgtcctgaatgtagagagaagtttccggatgggcctgcactgcacaggaacataacactacgtaacatagtggagaatttcctgtctgctcagccagatcgggaggagtccggggtcttctgtactcactgtgtggactatcctgtacctgctgttagatcctgtctgctctgtgaggtttctctgtgtgataaacacatGAGAGTCCACAAcaagtccccagaacacatcttatgtgaccccaccttgtccatggagagcaggaaatgctccgtccataagaagatcctggagtattactgcactgaggatgattCCTGTGTATGTAAGTTTTGTGTGATTGGAGGACATAAAGGACATGAGATGGagtcactggatgaggcttctgataataagaaggagacactgaggaatgttctgcagaaacttctgataaagagagaggagatggaggaaagagtccagagtctgcaggaacacaggaggaaagtagaagaagaagcatctggtgacaccgagagagtcactgtcctgtttagagatctcaggagacgtctggaagacctggagaagagaatcctgagggaaatctccgggagggcagagcggatctccatctccatccgggatctggaaataaagaaggaggagctgtccaggaagatacgtcacattgaggagctgtgtaacatgacggatccactgactgtcttacagaaatcagacacaggtgacttgtgtgatactgaggatggagataatgaggacagagagagacatgagaaactcctccatgatggagggggtctggatgtggatgggatatcacacacattacacacaggtttatctgatataataacagaggtagatatatacttctatatacagggagctgcagacatattactggatgtaaacacagctcataatgatctccatatatcagatgacaggaaaactgtatccaagTCATATAGAAACCAGAATcatccagaaacaccagagagatttcagtattgtgctcaggtgttgagcagtcggagttcctcctcagggagacattactgggaagtggatgtcggggggtcagagagctggagagtcgggatgtgttaccccagtatagagaggagagggaaggagtcAGTGATTGGAAGGAATAAGAAGTCCTGGGGTTTGGACAGGTCTGGTAATCAGTATGAGGTGATACATGACAGTAAATATATCCCCTTACACACCaatctctccagtaacagagtcgggatatatctggattatgaggccggacggatctccttttatgatctgtgtgacccgatccgacatctccacaccttcaccaccaccttcactgagcccctccatgctgggatatGGGTATGTAAAGGTTGTATAAAGATCTGTGGGGGGAAACGGGAGATGTGA